The following proteins are encoded in a genomic region of Saccharopolyspora antimicrobica:
- a CDS encoding NPP1 family protein, producing the protein MGAARRKPTSGFVARALVGASALLLVLPPGSAFAEPPQALPGSAPDADRKWQPAFDYDGDGCYPTPAIGPDGTVAEGLKPSGPLDGDCHDESDLDNTNSYSRAKCDPSGWCAYLYDLYFEKDQALGGVDDVFGHRHDLEHVVVWVHEDRAKYVSTSAHGDYSTYPAENVHWEGTHPKIVYHKDGASTHAFRLAKPGEEPENHHGTWQYPPLVGWENYPEGIREKLTSADFGKASLGIKDGAFEDNLAKAKPDGIPFDPHG; encoded by the coding sequence ATGGGTGCTGCGCGCCGGAAACCGACCAGCGGATTCGTCGCACGGGCGCTCGTCGGCGCCTCGGCGCTGCTCCTCGTGCTGCCGCCGGGCTCGGCCTTCGCCGAACCACCGCAGGCGCTGCCGGGCTCGGCCCCGGATGCCGACCGCAAGTGGCAGCCCGCGTTCGACTACGACGGCGACGGCTGCTACCCGACGCCGGCGATCGGGCCGGACGGCACCGTGGCCGAAGGCCTCAAGCCGTCCGGGCCGCTCGACGGCGACTGCCACGACGAGTCCGACCTGGACAACACCAACTCCTACTCGCGCGCCAAGTGCGATCCGAGCGGCTGGTGCGCCTACCTCTACGACCTGTACTTCGAGAAGGACCAGGCACTCGGCGGCGTGGACGACGTCTTCGGGCACCGGCACGACCTCGAACACGTCGTGGTGTGGGTGCACGAGGACCGGGCGAAGTACGTCTCCACCTCCGCGCACGGCGACTACTCGACCTATCCGGCCGAGAATGTGCACTGGGAGGGCACTCACCCGAAGATCGTCTACCACAAGGACGGCGCCAGCACGCACGCCTTCCGGCTGGCCAAACCCGGTGAGGAACCGGAGAACCACCACGGCACCTGGCAGTACCCGCCGCTGGTGGGCTGGGAGAACTACCCGGAGGGCATCCGCGAGAAGCTGACCTCGGCGGACTTCGGCAAGGCGAGCCTGGGCATCAAGGACGGCGCCTTCGAGGACAACCTGGCCAAGGCGAAACCGGACGGAATCCCGTTCGACCCGCACGGCTGA
- a CDS encoding HAD family hydrolase has protein sequence MAVNEAGVRTAHVVWDWNGTLFDDADALIQSTIEAFEVTGAPPVTVEQYRKQHTQPIDVFYDRLFGAPVPPDVRSALHAAFHEAYSRRRPSLSLAVDALEVLGAIAARGLSQSLLSMHPHDRLTALVDRFGITAHFARIDGQRGPDRGFKRAHLAEHLAELGLTAGDALLIGDSVDDAVAAKALGMRCVLYASGLHATEVLAEQGVPVVTSLREAIRLAIGEA, from the coding sequence GTGGCGGTCAACGAGGCCGGAGTGCGGACGGCGCACGTGGTGTGGGACTGGAACGGGACGTTGTTCGACGACGCCGACGCGCTGATCCAGTCCACCATCGAGGCGTTCGAGGTGACCGGGGCACCACCGGTCACCGTCGAGCAGTACCGCAAGCAGCACACCCAGCCGATCGACGTGTTCTACGACCGGCTGTTCGGCGCACCGGTACCACCCGATGTGCGCAGCGCGCTGCACGCGGCGTTCCACGAGGCTTACTCGCGGCGCAGACCTTCGCTCTCCCTCGCGGTGGATGCCCTTGAAGTGCTGGGCGCGATCGCCGCGCGGGGCCTGTCGCAGTCGTTGCTGTCGATGCACCCGCACGACCGGCTCACCGCGCTGGTCGACCGGTTCGGCATCACCGCGCACTTCGCCCGCATCGACGGCCAGCGCGGCCCGGACCGCGGCTTCAAGCGCGCACACCTGGCCGAGCACCTCGCGGAGCTGGGCCTGACGGCCGGCGATGCGCTGCTGATCGGCGACAGCGTCGACGACGCAGTCGCGGCCAAGGCGCTCGGAATGCGGTGCGTGCTCTACGCGAGCGGGCTGCACGCCACCGAAGTGCTTGCCGAGCAGGGAGTTCCGGTCGTCACCTCGCTGCGCGAGGCGATCCGGCTCGCGATCGGGGAGGCCTGA